From one Aquicella siphonis genomic stretch:
- a CDS encoding lipoprotein-releasing ABC transporter permease subunit: MPVREVLLIMFKPAALFIGFRYTRAKSRHQFISLISFVSVAGIALGVTVLITVLSVINGFDREIKKQVFGMISPITISSYTGRLNGWKDMENQLRKDRLAAAPFASGQAMLTFSNMTLPVMLAGVLPAKEIGVSALPDKMIKGRLSDLKAGHYGIVLGVDLAGKLGVTTGDEIIVATLKDTSSTTVITPHFKKFIVTGIFQAGGGGLAFDSKMAFIHLNDAQSFFSLGNAVTGLHVNIEDLYQAPRIASLLQSRLTPDVRAWDWTEQLGGFFENIRVTKTMMFFIFVLIIAVAAFNLICTMIMIVKNKQADIAILRTLGATPLMILTIFVIQGICIALGGTLLGIIGGITLASNVSAISTWVQQALHMQLVSSQVYFVNYLPSELHWPDVWLISLVALALSLAATLYPAWNAARIDPVEALNAE, from the coding sequence ATGCCAGTCAGAGAGGTATTACTTATTATGTTCAAGCCTGCGGCACTCTTCATCGGTTTCCGTTATACACGCGCAAAAAGCCGCCATCAGTTCATTTCCCTGATTTCATTTGTTTCGGTTGCGGGCATCGCCCTGGGCGTGACCGTCCTGATCACAGTATTGTCAGTGATCAACGGATTTGACCGTGAAATCAAAAAACAGGTTTTTGGCATGATTTCACCTATTACCATCAGCAGTTATACCGGACGATTGAACGGCTGGAAGGACATGGAAAATCAACTGCGAAAAGACCGCCTGGCGGCCGCGCCGTTCGCGAGCGGACAAGCCATGCTGACCTTTTCCAACATGACTTTGCCGGTCATGCTGGCAGGCGTTCTGCCGGCGAAGGAAATCGGCGTCTCGGCGTTACCTGATAAAATGATCAAAGGCCGGCTATCCGATTTAAAAGCAGGTCACTATGGAATTGTGCTGGGAGTCGATCTGGCGGGCAAACTGGGTGTCACGACTGGGGATGAAATCATTGTCGCGACATTAAAAGACACTTCTTCGACAACGGTCATCACGCCGCATTTTAAGAAGTTTATCGTGACAGGAATTTTCCAGGCGGGCGGAGGCGGGCTGGCTTTTGATTCCAAGATGGCTTTTATTCATTTGAACGATGCGCAGTCATTTTTCTCCCTGGGAAACGCGGTGACCGGGTTACACGTGAATATCGAAGACTTGTACCAGGCTCCCCGTATTGCAAGCTTGCTGCAAAGCCGCCTGACACCCGATGTCCGGGCGTGGGATTGGACTGAACAACTGGGAGGATTCTTTGAAAATATCCGCGTAACCAAGACGATGATGTTCTTCATTTTTGTTTTGATTATCGCCGTCGCAGCTTTCAATCTCATTTGCACCATGATCATGATCGTGAAAAACAAACAGGCCGATATTGCCATTCTGCGTACACTGGGAGCGACTCCTCTCATGATTCTGACGATTTTTGTCATCCAGGGAATCTGCATCGCGCTGGGCGGGACATTACTGGGTATCATAGGCGGCATCACACTCGCGTCAAATGTTTCAGCCATCTCCACCTGGGTCCAGCAAGCATTGCATATGCAGCTGGTGTCATCACAAGTATACTTCGTTAACTATCTGCCGTCGGAACTGCACTGGCCGGATGTCTGGCTCATCAGCCTGGTCGCGCTTGCTTTAAGCCTCGCCGCGACACTTTACCCCGCCTGGAACGCTGCCCGTATAGACCCGGTCGAGGCCTTGAATGCGGAGTAA
- a CDS encoding SDR family NAD(P)-dependent oxidoreductase, whose product MNKKVCVIAGVGPGNGAAMAERFAKAGYSVALLARTPLFAEELAARIGEAHAYKCDVTDGDSVKNVFQEIRREQGEIDVVIYNAGSGAWGNVEEINSTVLESSWRVNTLGLLLVSQEVIPSMKQGRHGSIIVIGATASRRGGVRTAAFAPAKAAQRSLAESMAKYLWPHGIHVAVIIIDGVVDLPETRARLPEKSDDFFVKPSAVAETAYWLTQQPSSAWSFEVEARPFGENW is encoded by the coding sequence ATGAACAAAAAAGTATGTGTAATAGCCGGGGTGGGGCCGGGAAATGGAGCGGCGATGGCCGAACGTTTTGCAAAAGCGGGATATAGCGTGGCATTACTGGCCCGTACGCCCCTGTTCGCTGAAGAGCTTGCGGCACGCATAGGAGAGGCGCATGCGTATAAGTGTGATGTCACCGACGGTGACTCAGTAAAAAACGTGTTTCAGGAGATTCGGCGTGAACAGGGTGAGATTGATGTGGTGATTTATAACGCGGGCTCAGGCGCCTGGGGAAACGTGGAAGAAATCAATTCGACAGTGCTGGAATCAAGCTGGCGGGTAAATACACTGGGGCTGTTATTGGTGAGCCAGGAAGTGATTCCCTCAATGAAGCAGGGACGGCATGGCAGTATTATCGTCATAGGCGCGACCGCGTCCAGACGCGGGGGTGTTCGCACAGCGGCGTTTGCGCCCGCCAAGGCGGCTCAGCGTAGTCTGGCGGAATCCATGGCGAAATATTTATGGCCGCATGGCATTCATGTGGCAGTGATCATTATTGATGGCGTCGTGGACTTGCCGGAAACACGTGCACGCCTGCCGGAAAAGTCGGACGATTTCTTTGTGAAACCCTCGGCAGTCGCTGAGACGGCATACTGGCTGACACAGCAACCTTCATCAGCCTGGTCGTTTGAAGTGGAAGCGCGTCCCTTTGGTGAAAACTGGTGA